From Aegilops tauschii subsp. strangulata cultivar AL8/78 chromosome 5, Aet v6.0, whole genome shotgun sequence:
AGCATAAACAGGTGTCCTCTCCCCCGGATGAGAACCTGTTGCTCTTGCGTTTAAAGAGGATATTCCACATCCCGCCAAGATCTTTTCCTCGGAAGAACCTCCAGATCACCACCTCCTCATTTTCTGGTGTGTACCTTCGGAATAGCTCGGGCTTGGGGTGGCAGGATCCATCGATGGATCATCACGTGGACTACATAAACCAAGGTGACACCCATGTTGACCATGGCCTTGACCTTGTGCTGgacctcctccacctctttcTAGTTCCCTCAGCTAAGGCTCTTCTTGGTCCAGGAGTGCATCCTCTGTAAAGGTGTTGCTGAGAAGATAGGGACCCTTCCTGGTTCCTTGATGGCATGTCGGCCATGTAGAACCACTCCTCCTACCAAATCTTCACGGGTTCAATGAGCATGCCCTTTGGCTAGGGTACACTGGGGATCTTGCTGATCATGGACCTGCCACACTCCACAAGATTAGGGCCACTTTTGCTCGGCTTGACGTGGAATTGCTTTAGCATAGGTTGAAGTGGAGCTCTATACGAAGGAAGGCCTCGGAAAAAGTGATGTAGGTGGCAATATGGAGGATAGAATTTGGGGCCAGGTGGTGAAACTGGAGCCGATAGAAGAACAAGAGACCCCGAGAAAGGGGTGGAGTGGGAAGCCTAGACGTCGGATGAGATGAGAAATAAAAACGACCCACTCCCCCTTTCGAGGTTCAGGGATAGCGTATGCCGATCAAACCTCATCCTTGCCCAAACGAGATCAGCATCTAGCCGTCTAATGGGGTGGAAGGTAACCATCGTCTTGGAGCTGAGCGATGGTGTTGTCAGTAACAGTGGAGGACATCCACTACCCTCTCTTGTTGGTGGTCTTCTCCTGGGCGTTGGAGCAGCAACACCCTTCCTTGCCAGCCATCTTTTCACGATGGAGGGAGAAAGAATGAGCAAAGTGGAGCGTAAGCGAATCTCTAGACGTTGGCGCTTGAGGGAGTTCTTGGTGTTGGACCAGGAATGAGAGCATGGAGTGAATTAGGTTCATCGTTTCACTTTTATAGATCAGTAAAAGACTATGGGGCACCACGTCACATAGTAAATCCACCAGTTCCCAATGCGGCGTGCAATATATGCGTGCGAGGATTAAGGGATCTTGTTAATTATATCGCCTAAACTCTAGAGCACGATCCCTTTATCGATGGGACGTGCCAATAGAAATGGCCTTGGGCCACGGTATGCCCAGTATTGACTATTGATGAGAGTGCTCGGTTCCACAGTAAGCGGCGACGATTCGTTTTTTGGCTGAAAAGTTGTCAGGGCTAGACAAAATCAGCCTACTACGCCCATGTGGCATGACTTTGCAGTTAAGATAAGGGAGGCTTCGGACCTAGTAAAAAATAATCTATACCAAAGTGGGCCTTGTTAAAAGATGCCCTTGTTGCTTGGAATAAATCATTGCGCAGACTTGTGAATGGTCATAATCGAAGGGGAAGCCGATGGTCAAACATAAAAAGACCTCAGATCCAAATAAATCCTCAGATATAGAAACTGACGTGGAAGATGGAACTCGCCTACGAAGCCGAAGACCGGAAGACGAAGCTACTCCGAGGAAGGTATCAATGTCTTCATCTTGGAAAccagttcaggggctactgagtgTCCCGGATTAGGGGGTGCTCACTACGTCAGCCTACAATTCATGGGTTGGGCCAAGGACCCACCAACAACTGAAGAATGGGCCATGGAAGACGTGGCCCCCGGTGCACTCAAGATGGAATCCTACGAAGACTTGGCGTATACTTCAAGGCATATTCAAATAATCGACACGTTTATCCCTAGATGCAACCGACCATGTGTAAACCCTAGATACCCCCGATGCCTATATAAGCCAAGGGGTTTAGTCTATAGAAGCAAGATTTTAAGCTAGAACTCATTCATACAATCTTGAGGGAGATCATCTTGTACTTTGTACCCCATCACAATCAATATAACAAGAGtaggacatagggttttacctcttagagagggctcgaacttgggtaaacatcgtgtcttTATCTACTTCCTATTACCATCTAGCCAAGACCAcaagctcgggaccccctacacaGGATCCGCCGGTTTTAGCACCGGCAGGTGGCCCACGTAGGTCCTAATGCGTAGTCGCCACGGTATGATGGGAATTCAGATTGGTGACCACTAGTAACTTACCACACCATTGGGTCAAATTGTGCTGCTTTGCTAAACCTAGAATACTTTTTGGAATCCTCTAGCCTCTCTGCATAGGTAGGGGTTATCTCCCACCTAGCCTCCTCTATCATGTTCCTTGTCCCTTGATATTTTACCATCAACTTAGATCTGATTACATCTGTCATGATTTTAATTAGCTTTGACCTAAGCTCTAGTATGTACCTATTGAAGACTGCACTAGTGTTGTTAACAACTAGATCAGTCTTGCAATTGAAGTCCATTGTATGCCTAGCCCAAGTTTCTTTTGGGATTCTATCTAACCATTTCCATGATTCTTCATCCTCATGTTTAAGTTTGACCATTGCAACATCAAATCCATGCTGAGTGTAGGAATAGATGGCCTGGTCCATATACTGCTTTAGCTCCTCGGCCGTAAAACTAGCTGCTTAAAAATTTGCATAGATATGCCTAAGGCAGTACCTATGGGAGAATTTGGGAATTTTACCCAATAGCATTTAGCAAGTCCTGGGGAAATAAATATGTAATTCTCCTAAGTAATGTGATAATTTAGCTAAATAAATATGTAAACATTTCTAAATGAGTACAAAGAGTAACTTTTGGACCAACCTTCTGCCTATCAGAAATGAAAGTGTAAGTGCCAAATTTATTACCCTCTCTAATGCATTGCTTCAACTGATACAAGAACCGGCTCCAAGATGAGGTATATTCCTTTTTGACCACACCTAATGCAATTGGAAAGAGATTGTTATTTCGATCTCTACCTGTTACTACCAGGATTTGCTGGCCACGACTTAGCTTTATGAAACATCCGTCCACACCTGCATCAAATAACCAATCATTTGCGACAAGTGAAATGCAGAACAAAAGGATAGACAAAGGTGCGCTGGAAAATACCTATGAATGGCATACACCCATTGAGAAAGCCTTCCCTAGATGCATTGAGGCACATAAACATCATATGGAACCTAGGGTTGGTGCTTGGATGTTCTGGTATGTTTCTTATTGTCATAGTACACCTGCTGCCAGGATTTATGTCTAAAATTGCCTGCAAATAGTTTTTGGGTCTGGTGTACTATGCTTTAACATCTCTTTCAACAACTTTTAAAGCCTTTCTCCTAGCCCTATAGGCCTTGGTCTTGGGTATTTCCACCTCATACTTCTCCTTTGCACTTTTAAAAATTGTGTCAACCTTTGTCCTGGGATCTGTTCTAATTGCATGCTCACATTCCTTGGCAACCTAATCTGTTGTAACTTTTGTGTTCTCACTATCCGCAAGACATGTATGTGGCATTCTCAATTTTCTGATAACAAATGTCTTCTCATTCTTGACTTGTGAAGTTGTCATCATAAAGGGGCATTCAACCACTTTGTAATAAATAATTACCTTGTATTTGCAATTCCTCCAATAAGTGTAGTTCCTCAACTGAACTACTTGGCATTGTCTTAGAGCTCTTTTGAACTGGTACGCATTTTCAAATCATAAGTGCTCACATAAACTGCTCCTAAGGTTTTTCTGCTTTCTCCTCATATCAAATCTCGTCTTCTTTCTTGTTAGGCCTTATTTTCCACTTGCCACATAAAACTATATTCCTTTTGACAGCACCATCATAATCAttctgatgcggagcatccttccATCATCCCCATGGACTCTACACCAATGCATCAAGCACCAAGTGGACCCATGACAAGAGCTAGAGCACGCGCAATGGAAACCGAGGTGAACTCCTTCCAACTTGACATGAATATGGATACGAGTGGAACTTGGGTGCTACCTCACCAAAACATGCTATGTGTCCTTAGGTATGAATACCAACGCCACCATGCAACTAAGGGACACCCCAAAGGAGAAGGAGAGGCGCCCCAAGACCTTGAGGAATTTCAAAGAGATATGAGACAATTATGATCAAACACTTGTTTAGCAAAATGATTAACTTAACCccaggggttactgtagcatcattacacaAGGGTGTTAcatacccatcgccgagtacgcctacaatcgaGCTCGACACTCTACTACCGGCAAGTCCTCCTTCGAGGTTGTCTACGACTTCAACCCATtatccccattggacattctacctcttcCGGTCCAAGAACGCACAAACATGGATGCGAGTGCAAGGGCAAGTTTCCTCAAGgggatgcatgaagatacaaggtcaacgatcgagcgccaagtacaacgtctcgccaccaagctcaacatcaacaaaaCACCAATGATGTTCCAACTGGGCCTCGTATGGCTTCATCTttgcaaggaccgcttccccaacaaACGCAAGTCAAAGCTACTACCACAAGCCGACGGACCCTTCAAAGTGCTAGCACGCTACAATGACAAcacctacaagatcgacatcccacgcgccAAGTACAATGTAAGCGACATTTTTGAACGTCAAGGACTTGCCCAAGTACCATGGCGATGAAAATCACGATCCGCGGATGGATCTCTCccgggggggagatgatgcggagcatccttccATCACCCCCTGGACTCTACACCAACGCATCAAGCACCACGTGGACCCATGACAAGAGTTAGAGCACGTGCAATGGAAACCGAGGCGAACTCCTTCCTACTTGACATGCATATGGACACGAGCGGAACTTGGGTGCTACCTCACCAAAACATGCTATGTGTCCTTAGGTATGAAGACCAACGCCACCATGCAGCTAAGGGACACCCCAAAGGAGAAGGAGAGGCACCCCAAGAcctcgaggaagaagaaggagaccAAAAGGAGCAAGGCTGCAAGTCCCAggcgaccccgtgcgcacgggccccgAGACCCCGTGCCCAACTTACCCTGTGCGCACGGGCCCATCAGGATGGCCGGCTGAAGCTGTTGTTTTGGGCCTCCACTTCCCCCCTTCGCCCCCATGCCTATATATTCCGTACCTAGGGTCATGTTTAGGGTTAGCAAAGACATATGTGAGATATTtgagagctttgctccttctaCCACTCCATTGGAGATCAAGGCCTCTTAGGAGAGGATCCACTTGTGGATttcaagacctcctcttggagaaggttaccatcatcaagacctcatctctTAGGAGTGGGAAGAACTTTACCTAGTGCTTGTTTCCTTTGATTGTACTTGTAATCTTGTGGATCTATGTGTTTGCTATTCTAGTGAATGTGTGATTGGGTTTTGTTGGAGTGAATTCCTCTTTGTGTTCTTGGTGTTCATCCCTCTTTCCCCTCCAAGTATGAAAAGATCCATCTTAGAGTTTCACCCTAGAACACATTGTCATTAACCTCAGAAAGATTGCTCAATTCATCATTGGAAGGCACCCAGTCATGAAAGGAAAGAATTTCTTCTTCATGTCGAGCTCTACTAGAAGGGCCAACTCTCTTTTGTTTCTACTTCTTTGGAGGAGAAGGCTTGGTCTTAGAATCGTCCACTTCCTCTTCCTCGACTGATAAACCTCTTCCACATCTGTGTCTCCTTCATAGTGGTACTAAGGATCCTCTCTCTGCAACTTCGGCTGCTCCAATCTATGAAGTAATTCAATCTATTCTTCATCAACACCCAATGGTCTAGGATCGCATCCAAACTCAGGTAGCCAAATAAAATCATCACTGAaatccttttcttcttcttcatcttctgtTTCATCCTCATCTTATTCAGACTCCAAAACAAACTTGTCCTTACTCTAGATAGTATTGCCTTGCTATGTGTTCAAAACCCCTTGGTTGTCAGCTACATATACAACATGCTCCCCTATGGTACCGATGGGGATATGCTCCTCACATATTTTTGACGCTCTGTTTACATCATGTCGTGTTGGGGCGTCTCCTTTAAGCACATTTACTATGCTCAAACTCTCTGAGCATTTCCTCAACCATTGCATTGTTGTCAAGCAACTCTAAACCTGCTATGTCAGTTCCCTCTTGCTTCACATAATAAATGTAATTTGTACTTCCAAAGCCCCCCAAATCCATAATAGCTTACAGAGCGGTGTATGTAATTTTAGAGTTACACATTGTCCTGTCCAGGTTATCCGTACCATAGAATTGGAACCACACATTACAAATGTTAGCATGATCCATACTACAAATGAAAAGTATAAAAATATCCGGTTACCAATTGGAGATCAATGTTGCATCAACATTTCTAAATGAGTACTCATTCCAAAGCATCATTCAGAAACTAAAAATTTCAGACAGACTAAAACCCTAAATTCAGTCAAACAGGACAACAACGTTCAGTAAATTCAGAACACTAAATTCAGTACTTCAGTACATTTAGTCAAATAGAACAACAACATCCAGTTAATTTAGAAACATCCATAAACTAGTATTAGTCAGCTAACAAGTAGTTTTATGATAACATGACCAATTGTTAATATATTTCGAATCTACGTTTCAAATCCGAAACCCTAATTTACAACAATGAAATGGATATAAAGAGAGGGGAGAGCTATAGAGGGGAATGCAGCTCAcgtaggggggggggggcacatttGCAGTGGGTGGCTCCTCCACCACCCTTCAGGCGACATCCGTTGGCAGTGGCAACGATGAACTGAATAGGCCGCTGCTGCAGcaatcctcctcctcgccgcggGTCCCCCCTGCCACACCGCCATCCGCCCCCATCTGCGCTTCATGCTCTGTTCCCACCCTGCCATCGCTGATGGATCCGATGCCACCTTCGGCAGATCCCGCCGCCGCCATGCCTTGCAAGAGAGATGAGGGAGATCGAGGTGGGAGGGGAGAGTGCGAGTGAGCGAGCGCGCTCGAGTTCATTCCGACCCAGCCGCTTCTGACAGCGTAGTCAACGGCCATTAACGCCGCGCCATCACTGTTGTTGGCCTGAGAGGGATCAACCACGTCAAAACGTGCTCAGAAAGTAGCTCGTGTTTTTCGTCACTGTCAAAAATTCGGTGCAGTTCAAAATGCCACGAATCGTAGAGTGATGGGTTTTAGCTAATCATAGCACAAATGTGGTGATTCTATGCTTTTTACTTAATGTTTCTATGTAAACTCTCTTGGCGGTAAAACGAACATCCTCTCTCACGCACGGTGTGGGGTCATACCTATCTCGCACCTCATCAAACTCACTCACCAGCAGGCAGCAGCCCGTTTAGCCAGAGCCATCTGGGTTCAACCACTGCGCCGCATCATTGGTCACATTTTCTTCCTCGCGCTTACGGTAGATCCCCCGTAGCAAGTGAATGATTGCTGTTCGTCGGACACACCAGCAGCTCGTTTAGTAGTAGTATCAGACTATCAGGTGTCCCTGTAAACCAAAACCCCAAAAGGGCCATCTCGGTGTGACCAGAGCGCCGCACCAACTAGTATCAAATATTCAGTGcgctctctcttcctctctcggTCCTTCTCTTGCAGACTCGAGAGTCCAGACACACACGTACGCAACCATGCCTAGATCCTTCGTGATCACCATCTTCGTCTTCGTCGCCGTGGTCAGCATGCTCGCCACCATGGCGGTGGCGGACACGCTGGCCGACTGCCCGTACCCGTGCCTCCCACCACCAACCTCAGGAGGCGTCATCAACAGCTACCCGCCACCGCCACCAGCAGGGACTGGAACAggaacaggtggtggtggcggcgacggCTTCAGCGGCAGCTACCCGCCACCTCCGCCAGGGGGCTTCCAGCTGACCCCGCCAGGGGTCATGCCGGGGTTCCTCGCGCCGCCGTTCAGCGCCGTCCCGGCCGGGccggctcctccgccgccgaacCCTGTCCTGCCGTGGTTCCCGTGGTACTACCAGCACGACAACCCGATCACGGGGTCGACCACGTCGGCGTCCTCGCCAACGGCGTCGCACCGGAGGACGACGTGCATGGTCACCCTGCTGCTCCAACTGTGTTTAGCGATTCTTCTTCGGGCGCCGTAGAGTACTTTGTCTGCCTGTTAACCAAGGTGTGTTGATTAGTTGCTACGAAGTGTTTGTTCTCGTTAATTGCAATGTTGTTTTGACTTTTGAGTTTTTGTAGCTATAAGCTCGTAGAGAAGGTTACTGTTACTGTTCTTACTCATAGATAATACACTGTTGTCAAGCATATAGACTACCGAGTACGTAATTTTGAAGGTAATTATTGTATACATGGATGTCACATAGTTGCTCCCGCACTTTGATGCTTATATATAGTCGAGATCCTTATATAGTTTGAACTTTGAACACATAGTGTGTTTTCTGTTAAAGTCTGTAATTTTCTCAAGCAACCGTGCGGCGCATTTCCTGCTTTCTTCACTGTACAGTTTCCTCTCTGACGGATACAGAAAGGCGCTTTCTCTTTGCCCTCACCATTCAGCAAGCCATCGTGGGCAGGCTAGCGAGGTTTCGTGCCAGCCTTTATCGATCGATTGGTTTGTTGAGATGTCCAAATCTGTACATTCAACTCAACAGCAACGCATCAGCACCTAAATCGGTTTTGGGGCCACAAAGGCGAGACATGCTGCGCGCGGTGCGCTTGCACGTTCCCTTTTTTGGGCTCAATTTTCTCAAGAGGTTTTCGGGCCCAATCCTGCATGATTTCAGGCCGAGTGAGCTGCTGCTACACGCCGATAAATTGTTGATTGCGATCGGGTGGTAAATCAGTGAGACAAATTATTGGGTTGACGTACGTCATGGCGTAGAAGATTGAGAACAACGTCGGACACGTTGCCCTTCTGGATGCTGCTTGTTACGTCAGTAGTGCAAGCTGCGCTCCACCGTTCCTACCTGAAGGATCATGCAGTACAACCAATCGTGACCACGGTTTCGGAGACACGTATAGTGAC
This genomic window contains:
- the LOC109764439 gene encoding uncharacterized protein, whose product is MPRSFVITIFVFVAVVSMLATMAVADTLADCPYPCLPPPTSGGVINSYPPPPPAGTGTGTGGGGGDGFSGSYPPPPPGGFQLTPPGVMPGFLAPPFSAVPAGPAPPPPNPVLPWFPWYYQHDNPITGSTTSASSPTASHRRTTCMVTLLLQLCLAILLRAP